CCCACGCTATCGGCAATGGCGCGGAAGCGCGCGAAATCGAGGACACGCGGGTAAGCGGAGAAACCGGCGATGATCAGAGCCGGTTTGTGCTCATGCGCGAGTGCTTCGATCTGGTCGTAGTCGATGCGCAGCGTTTCGCGATCCACGCCGTACTGAACCGCGTTGAACCACTTGCCCGACAGCGCCGGTTTCGCACCGTGCGTGAGGTGGCCGCCTGCGTCCAGCGACATGCCCAGCACCGTGTCGCCCGGCTTCGTCAACGCGAGCATCACCGCACCGTTGGCCTGGGCTCCCGAGTGCGGCTGGACGTTCGCATAGCCGGCCTTGAAAAGCTGCTTGATGCGATCGATTGCCAGCGATTCGATCTGGTCGGCGAATTCGCAACCGCCGTAGTAACGCTTTCCGGGGTAACCTTCCGCGTATTTGTTGGTCAGCACCGAGCCCTGCGCTTCCAGCACCGCGCGCGACACGATGTTTTCCGACGCGATCAGCTCGACCTGCGACTGTTGACGTTCGAGTTCCTTGAGAAGCGCACTGCGCACCGGCGCATCGCGTTCGGCGAGAGTCTGAGTGAAGAAGGGAGTGGCGTTCGACATGAGAAATCCGTTGGTCATGGAAAGCGTTGCATGCGCGCGGGGCGGGCCTTTTGCGTTGCCTTGAACGGCCTGCCGGCAGCGGTTACCGACGGCTCTATTCTTCTCCCTCGCCCCAAACGCCAATTTACGAATTCAGACGCGTTCTTTACCTTTTCCGCCATTCAAGTCCGTTTTGGACAAGTGCAGGTTATGGCGCACGACCGTGCCAAACACCCGTTCAACGGCTAACGGACAGCCTGTGACGGGAGCTGCACATCATTTTTCTGCGCGTGCTGCGGCGCAGCACAACCGCACTGCATACGTGCGCGTCACGCCCGCCGTTAGTGCCTGACACGCACAGGCAAGGTGCGGCAGACGGAGCTTTGAGGCGATCACCGAGGCGCGAGCCTGGGGTTTAGCCGTATGGCATGCTTGTTGCCTCGATCCCAGAATAAACAGCCCGTCCCCCCGATACTTCAAGACAGCTGCAACACTACAGAGTCGAAGGAAACATCAGCCCCATGTCGCCCGACCGTACCGCGTCGCTGTCGCACTTCGCGTTCATGCCGCTGCCCAACTTCACGATGATCGCGTTCACGAACGCTATCGAGGTGCTGCGCATGGCGAACTACCTGAGCGGGCAACCGCTTTACCGGTGGTCGATCATCAGCCCGGATGGCGGCCTCGTCACGGCAAGCAACGGACTCAGCGTCGACACGGGTCCGGCCGAATGCGTCGGGCAGCCCGACATCGTGTTCGTGTGCGGCGGCATTGACGTACAACGCGAAACCACGCCCGCCCATCTGTCGACGCTGCGCCGCTTCGCGCGCACAGGCGTCGCGCTGGGCAGCCTGTGCACCGGTACGTATGCGCTGGCGAAGTCCGGTCTGCTGGCGGGCTACGCATGCGCGATCCATTGGGAAAACATGTCGGCGCTCAAGGAGGAGTTTCCCGACACGCGCTTCCTGAAAGAGCTGTTCGTGATCGACCGCGACCGCGTGACCTGCACCGGCGGCGTCGCGCCGCTCGACATGATGCTCAACCTGATTGCTTCGCGCGTCGGCACTGCGCGCGTGACGCAGATCGCCGAACAGTTTATCGTCGAGCACGTGCGCGACAACAGCGCACAGCAGCGCATGCCGCTCGTCGCGCGGCTGGGCTCGGCGAACAAGTCGCTGTTCGAAGTCATCTCGCTGATGGAGAACAACATCGAGGAGCCGCTGTCGCGCGAAGAGCTCGCGCGACTGGCCGGCATGTCGCAACGCCAGTTGCAGCGCCTTTTCCGCGAACATCTCGGCATGACGCCGACGCACTACTACCTGACGCTGCGTCTGCGGCGCGCCCGTGAGCTTTTGCTGCAAACGGACATGTCCATCATGCACATCACCATGGCGTGCGGCTTCCAGTCAGCGTGTCATTTCAGCAAGAGCTATCGCGATGCGTTCGGCACGGCGCCGACCCGCGAACGCCGCAAGCAGGTTGCGCCGCTCGCCCATACCCTGACGCCCGCGTTGCACCCGGGCCTCGCCGTGACCGCCTGATCCCCGGCTTTTTCCCTTTCATCGCGCCCTTGATCGCTGCCATTGCGGCGATCGGCTGTGTGCGGTACCGTGAGATGAATCGCGGTACCGTGTCCTCGCGCGTTGCGCGCTGGCCAGTACCAATCCGCTTGAAACGCCGCATTGCATCATGCGTGCACATGCCGTTCGGGATGGGCCATGGCCGAAAACGATCCGAAGCTATCGATTGCTCCGCAGCAATTCTCCACCGAGGTGATGCTCGAGAAGTACGCCAAAGGCGACGAGCAGACCGTCGACGATGTCTATCGACGCGTCGCCCGCGGCGTGGCGATGGCGGAGCCTGAGGCGTTGCGCGAGACAATTGAGGCACGCTTCTTTGAGAACTTTCAGCATGGCGCGCTCGGTGCGGGCCGCATCATGAGCGCGGCCGGCAGCGGCATCGCGGCCACGCTGATCAACTGCTTCGTTCAACCCGTCGGCGACTCGATCCAGGGCGTCGATGAAGCCGGCCTGCCGGGCATCTATGTCGCGCTGCTGCAGGCCGCTGAGACGATGCGGCGCGGCGGCGGAGTCGGCTACAACTTCTCCGCCATCCGTCCGAAGGGCGCGCGCGTTCACACTACCAGTTCGTCGGCATCCGGACCTTGCAGCTATATCGACGTCTTCGACGCGTCGTGCCGCACGGTGGAAAGCGCGGGCGCGCGACGCGGTGCGCAGATGGCGGTGCTCGACTGCGACCACCCAGACCTGCTCGAATTCATCGAGGCGAAGCATTCGAAGGGGCGCTGGAATAACTTCAACGTCTCGGTCGCGGTCAGCGACGAATTCATGCGTGCGGTCGAACAGGATCAACCATGGCAGCTCGTGCATCGTGCCGAGCCCTCGCCCGCCCTGCGGGCCGCCGGAGATCTGCGGCAACGCGAGGATGGCTACTGGATCTACGTCGAGAAGCCGGCTCGCGCCATCTGGGACACGATCATGCGCTCGACCTACGACGTCGCGGAGCCAGGTGTCGTCTTCGTGTCGCGGATGAACGAGGACAACAACCTGCGCGCGATCGAAACCATACGCGCGACCAACCCGTGCGGCGAACAACCGCTGCCGGCCTATGGATGCTGCAACCTGGGGCCGCTCAACCTCACGCGCTTTGTCCTCGATCCCTTTGCGCAGATGCACGGCGGCAAGCCCTCGTTCGACTGGGACGGACTTGCAGCGCGCACACGCACGCAGGTGCGCTTTCTCGACGATGTGCTGGA
The DNA window shown above is from Paraburkholderia sp. BL10I2N1 and carries:
- a CDS encoding GlxA family transcriptional regulator codes for the protein MQHYRVEGNISPMSPDRTASLSHFAFMPLPNFTMIAFTNAIEVLRMANYLSGQPLYRWSIISPDGGLVTASNGLSVDTGPAECVGQPDIVFVCGGIDVQRETTPAHLSTLRRFARTGVALGSLCTGTYALAKSGLLAGYACAIHWENMSALKEEFPDTRFLKELFVIDRDRVTCTGGVAPLDMMLNLIASRVGTARVTQIAEQFIVEHVRDNSAQQRMPLVARLGSANKSLFEVISLMENNIEEPLSREELARLAGMSQRQLQRLFREHLGMTPTHYYLTLRLRRARELLLQTDMSIMHITMACGFQSACHFSKSYRDAFGTAPTRERRKQVAPLAHTLTPALHPGLAVTA